One genomic window of Vibrio natriegens NBRC 15636 = ATCC 14048 = DSM 759 includes the following:
- a CDS encoding SGNH/GDSL hydrolase family protein, with product MKRTITLLTALLPFASAIAEQPALSPEKVSASEVISAQENQTYTYVRCWYRTSYSKDDVATDWEWAKNEDGSYFTIDGYWWSAVSFKNMFYTNTTQNVIRQRCESTLDLANENADITFFAADNRFSYNHTIWSNDAAMQPDQINKVVALGDSLSDTGNIFNASQWRFPNPNSWFLGHFSNGFVWTEYIAKAKNLPLYNWAVGGAAGENQYIALTGVGEQVSSYLTYAKLAKNYNPANTLFTLEFGLNDFMNYDRSVAEVKSDYAEALIRLTDAGANNFLLMTLPDATKAPQFKYSTPEEIEKIRAKVLAMNEFIKEQEKYYKAQGYNITLFDTYALFEALTSAPEDHGFVNATEPCLDINRSSSMDYLYSHALRSECASSGAEKFVFWDVTHPTTATHRYVAEKMLESSNNLEQHHF from the coding sequence ATGAAACGAACAATCACACTGTTAACCGCGTTGCTCCCGTTTGCTTCTGCAATCGCTGAACAGCCAGCGTTATCTCCAGAAAAAGTTTCGGCGTCCGAAGTGATCAGTGCGCAAGAAAACCAAACTTACACTTACGTCCGCTGTTGGTATCGCACGAGTTATTCTAAAGATGACGTTGCCACTGATTGGGAATGGGCAAAAAATGAAGATGGGAGTTATTTCACTATTGACGGCTATTGGTGGAGTGCAGTTTCGTTTAAAAACATGTTTTATACCAACACGACTCAAAATGTCATCCGCCAACGATGTGAGTCTACGCTGGATTTAGCTAACGAAAACGCTGATATCACATTCTTTGCCGCTGATAATCGCTTCTCATACAACCATACCATTTGGAGCAACGATGCGGCGATGCAACCGGACCAAATCAATAAGGTGGTTGCTCTGGGGGACAGTTTATCTGACACAGGTAACATCTTTAATGCTTCACAATGGCGCTTTCCTAATCCAAATAGCTGGTTTCTGGGCCACTTTTCAAATGGCTTTGTATGGACGGAATACATCGCGAAAGCCAAAAATCTCCCCCTTTACAACTGGGCTGTCGGTGGCGCTGCGGGTGAAAATCAGTACATCGCACTCACAGGTGTTGGCGAGCAAGTCTCTTCTTATTTAACTTATGCGAAGCTGGCCAAAAACTACAATCCAGCCAATACCTTATTCACATTAGAGTTTGGGTTGAATGATTTCATGAATTACGACCGTAGCGTAGCAGAAGTGAAATCGGACTACGCTGAAGCATTGATTCGCCTGACGGATGCAGGAGCGAACAACTTTTTGTTAATGACGCTGCCAGATGCAACGAAAGCGCCTCAGTTCAAATACTCTACGCCGGAAGAAATCGAAAAGATTCGCGCAAAAGTGTTAGCGATGAATGAGTTCATCAAAGAGCAGGAGAAATATTACAAAGCGCAGGGTTACAACATCACACTGTTTGATACATATGCGCTGTTTGAGGCCCTGACTTCAGCGCCCGAAGATCATGGCTTTGTAAATGCAACAGAGCCTTGTTTGGACATCAACCGCTCCTCTTCAATGGATTACCTCTACTCACATGCGTTACGCTCCGAGTGTGCAAGCTCTGGCGCTGAGAAGTTCGTTTTCTGGGACGTCACTCACCCAACAACCGCAACACACCGCTATGTAGCGGAGAAAATGCTCGAGAGTAGCAATAACTTAGAACAACACCATTTCTAA
- a CDS encoding efflux transporter outer membrane subunit: MTNTTKFITRFLAVALGAALLAGCGSMMRSDYQAPEVQVPTNWQQVHVAGDVSIDPWWLAFNDPNLNSYINKVLQENNDLEVATLTLKKARLQLGLAKDDLFPTFSSSTSAQVEKWLDSGESGDSYSTNLTVGYELDLWGKVSADIDAAKWAAMASKEDREATAQSLVATTASLYWQIGYLKQRLQLGQNNIDDAQQTLNLIQRQYELGAVDQLDVLEAKSSLASLQAQQSEFEQSLLEANNAFAILFNQPPQSMSDTIRMLPDESVPSLNVGVPADLLIRRPDVKAAIYDVKSALANKDAADLDYLPELTLTGALGGSSEALKDLLSNPVGTLGADITLPFLQWNEMENNKAIADVEYKTAIVNYRQVLYTAFQDVENALSAREKLMYQSDRLQEQYDAASAAEKIYAARYQYGSTSIMDYLDAQENTRNAEASLLENRYNQFITQVTLYQSLGGTDIAPL, encoded by the coding sequence ATGACGAATACAACAAAATTTATAACTCGCTTTCTTGCCGTCGCATTAGGCGCAGCCTTGCTTGCTGGGTGTGGCTCGATGATGCGTTCTGACTATCAGGCACCTGAAGTTCAGGTGCCGACAAACTGGCAGCAGGTGCATGTCGCTGGTGATGTCAGTATCGACCCATGGTGGCTGGCGTTTAATGACCCAAACCTCAACAGTTACATCAATAAAGTACTTCAGGAAAATAACGATCTGGAAGTCGCGACGCTAACACTGAAAAAAGCACGTTTACAGTTAGGATTAGCAAAAGATGATCTGTTTCCGACATTCAGCTCATCGACCTCTGCTCAGGTCGAAAAGTGGCTAGATAGTGGCGAATCGGGTGACAGTTACAGCACGAATTTAACTGTCGGTTACGAGTTGGATTTGTGGGGTAAGGTCTCTGCTGATATCGATGCCGCAAAATGGGCGGCAATGGCGAGCAAAGAAGATCGCGAAGCCACAGCTCAAAGTTTGGTGGCGACCACCGCTTCACTTTACTGGCAAATTGGTTATCTTAAGCAGCGATTGCAACTTGGCCAAAATAACATTGATGATGCACAGCAAACCCTGAATCTGATTCAAAGGCAGTATGAGCTGGGTGCGGTTGATCAGCTTGATGTGCTGGAAGCGAAAAGTTCACTGGCAAGTTTGCAAGCGCAGCAGAGTGAGTTCGAACAGAGCTTGTTAGAGGCGAATAACGCCTTTGCCATCTTGTTCAATCAGCCTCCTCAGAGTATGAGTGACACTATTCGCATGTTACCGGATGAAAGCGTTCCGTCGCTCAATGTAGGTGTTCCTGCCGATCTGTTGATTCGTCGGCCTGATGTCAAAGCTGCGATTTATGACGTGAAATCTGCTCTGGCAAACAAAGATGCCGCTGATCTGGATTACCTACCTGAGCTGACGTTAACGGGAGCGCTAGGTGGTTCTTCAGAGGCATTAAAAGACTTGCTTTCTAACCCCGTAGGCACGTTAGGAGCAGACATCACATTGCCATTTCTGCAATGGAACGAAATGGAGAACAACAAGGCTATTGCGGATGTCGAGTACAAAACGGCTATCGTCAATTACCGCCAAGTGTTGTACACCGCATTCCAGGATGTGGAGAACGCACTGTCAGCACGCGAAAAGTTGATGTATCAATCTGATCGTTTGCAAGAGCAATATGATGCGGCCAGTGCCGCTGAGAAGATTTATGCTGCGCGATACCAGTACGGTTCTACTTCGATCATGGACTATTTAGATGCTCAGGAAAACACCAGAAACGCAGAAGCGTCTTTGCTTGAGAATCGATACAATCAATTCATTACTCAGGTAACGCTATATCAATCATTAGGTGGTACGGACATAGCGCCGTTGTAA